A section of the Engraulis encrasicolus isolate BLACKSEA-1 chromosome 8, IST_EnEncr_1.0, whole genome shotgun sequence genome encodes:
- the lrfn1 gene encoding leucine-rich repeat and fibronectin type III domain-containing protein 1, producing MERLVFCVLVFGALAKAQNCPGRCICQTISPTLLCAKTGLLFVPPTIDRKTVELRLTDNFITVIRRKDFLNMTSLVHLTLSRNTISQIAPQAFVGLRALRALHMDSNRLTVIKSEHLKGLMNLRHLILGNNQIHSIAATCFDEFVSTIEDLDLSYNNLRTLPWDAIARMTNINTLSLDHNLIDYIKAGTFTMLTKLVRLDMTSNRLHKLPPDNLFQNAQVSSDPKNPTNPSKLAVSFGGNPLHCNCELLWLRRLTREDDLETCASPDQLMDKYFWSIQEEEFNCVAPLITKHAVSNPYVMEGQSVALKCKAVGDPEPDIHWRFPDGKLVHNNSRTIVHDNGTLEILITTLKDNGAFTCVASNAAGMVTATVEIGMIPLPLFVNNTAHMREMSGVSDITISKSNDTKSQDKRVVVADVTSSSAVIRWPSERHIPNIRMYQIQYNSSADDTLVYRMIPSTSKTFLINDLAAGREYDLCVLAVYDDGIRLLTATRVVGCVQFHTTPETSQCRFIHSQFLGGTMIIIIGGIIVASVLVFIIILMIRYKAHGGPDGAKPKGGSGSGSGSGSSSTVHLHNNGSGEGRSQGGGGASTSGGRMCRSVSKQQSVAPLTEESRCLEGHPSSSSMARDCKALVLKLESGGGGHGDSAVLEVDLPSFSAMEKTAKAAVAALARRASLDAQQLYGGGSGALGGSGAGTFSEDTGTDSSLTGSTMSLCLIGHSGGGGGGSGGGGGGGSGAKDSRKGALANMGLLPSELARTRHRFSFDGDYALFQSHSYPRRARTRRHKSSNQINVDSSPLANRKVTFSSTEWMLESTV from the exons ATGGAGCGGCTGGTTTTCTGCGTTTTGGTATTCGGCGCGCTGGCAAAGGCGCAGAACTGTCCCGGTCGCTGCATCTGCCAGACCATCTCCCCCACGCTGCTCTGCGCCAAGACGGGCCTGCTCTTCGTGCCGCCGACCATCGACCGCAAGACGGTGGAGCTGCGCCTCACCGACAACTTCATCACGGTGATCCGGCGCAAGGACTTCCTCAACATGACCAGTCTGGTCCACCTGACGCTCTCGCGCAACACCATCAGCCAAATCGCACCGCAAGCCTTCGTGGGCCTCCGGGCCCTGCGCGCCCTGCACATGGACAGCAACCGGCTCACCGTCATCAAGAGCGAGCACCTGAAGGGGCTGATGAACCTGCGCCACCTCATTCTGGGCAACAACCAGATACACAGCATCGCCGCCACCTGCTTCGACGAGTTTGTGTCCACCATCGAGGACCTGGACTTGTCCTACAACAACCTGAGGACTCTGCCGTGGGACGCCATCGCCAGGATGACCAACATCAACACGCTGTCGCTCGACCACAACCTCATTGACTACATCAAGGCGGGGACGTTCACCATGCTCACCAAGCTGGTCCGCCTGGATATGACGTCGAACCGTCTGCACAAGCTGCCACCGGATAACCTCTTTCAGAATGCGCAG GTCAGTTCTGACCCCAAGAACCCCACCAACCCGAGCAAGCTGGCGGTGAGCTTCGGGGGCAACCCGCTGCACTGCAACTGCGAGCTGCTCTGGCTGCGCCGGCTGACGCGCGAGGATGACCTGGAGACGTGCGCCTCGCCCGACCAGCTCATGGACAAGTACTTCTGGTCCATCCAGGAGGAGGAGTTCAACTGCGTGGCGCCGCTCATCACCAAGCACGCCGTCTCCAACCCGTACGTCATGGAGGGCCAGAGCGTGGCGCTGAAGTGCAAGGCTGTGGGCGACCCGGAGCCCGACATCCACTGGCGCTTCCCCGACGGCAAGCTGGTGCACAACAACTCGCGCACCATCGTCCACGACAACGGCACGCTGGAGATCCTCATCACCACGCTCAAGGACAACGGCGCCTTCACCTGCGTGGCCTCCAACGCCGCCGGCATGGTGACGGCCACTGTGGAGATCGGCATGATCCCGCTGCCGCTCTTCGTCAACAACACGGCGCACATGCGGGAGATGTCGGGCGTGTCGGACATCACCATCTCCAAGTCCAACGACACCAAGAGCCAGGACAAGAGGGTGGTGGTGGCCGACGTCACCTCGTCCTCCGCCGTCATCCGCTGGCCGTCGGAGAGGCACATCCCCAACATACGCATGTACCAGATCCAGTACAACAGCTCGGCCGACGACACGCTCGTCTACAG AATGATCCCGTCCACCAGCAAGACCTTCCTGATCAACGACCTGGCGGCGGGGCGCGAGTACGACCTCTGCGTGCTGGCCGTGTACGACGACGGCATCCGGCTGCTGACGGCCACGCGCGTGGTGGGCTGCGTCCAGTTCCACACCACGCCCGAGACCAGCCAGTGCCGCTTCATCCACAGCCAGTTCCTGGGCGGcaccatgatcatcatcatcggcgGCATCATCGTGGCCTCCGTCCtggtcttcatcatcatcctcatgatCCGTTACAAGGCCCACGGCGGGCCCGACGGCGCCAAGCCCAAAGGCGGGAGTGGCAGCGgtagcggcagcggcagcagcagtacGGTCCACCTCCACAACAACGGGAGCGGGGAAGGACGGAGTCAGGGCGGTGGCGGCGCCAGCACTAGCGGTGGCAGGATGTGCCGCTCGGTCTCCAAGCAGCAATCGGTGGCTCCGCTGACGGAGGAGAGCCGCTGCCTGGAGGGGCATCCGTCGTCGTCGTCGATGGCCAGGGACTGCAAGGCGCTGGTACTCAAGCTGGAGTCGGGAGGCGGTGGTCACGGCGACTCGGCCGTGCTGGAGGTGGACCTGCCCTCGTTCTCGGCCATGGAGAAGACGGCCAAGGCGGCCGTGGCCGCGCTCGCCCGCCGCGCCAGCCTGGACGCCCAGCAGCTGTACGGCGGGGGCAGCGGGGCGCTGGGTGGCAGCGGGGCCGGGACCTTCTCCGAGGACACGGGCACGGACAGCAGCCTGACGGGCTCCACCATGTCGCTGTGCCTCATCGGGCacagcggcggtggtggtggtggcagtggtgggggcggcggcggtggcagcgGGGCCAAGGACAGCAGGAAGGGTGCCCTGGCTAACATGGGGCTGCTGCCCAGCGAGCTGGCACGGACGCGACACCGCTTCTCCTTCGACGGGGACTACGCGCTGTTCCAGAGCCACAGCTACCCGCGGCGCGCCCGGACGCGCCGGCACAAGTCCTCCAATCAGATCAACGTGGACTCCTCGCCGCTGGCCAATCGCAAGGTCACGTTCAGCAGCACCGAGTGGATGCTCGAGAGCACAGTCTGA